TATTGGTATTAGCCCCGTTGTTCGGTACCCGATCGGCCCAGGGACCTTTGCCGCCCTTGAGCGCAATCGCATCATCATTTACCGACATATAGCATCCTTTGATGAGCACATTGCTGCAAACATCAAGATCAATGGCATCAGTACTGGGGGCTTTTACAGGTTTGTAGGGCGAAAAAATGTGTACATCCAGTACTTTCACGTTCTGACACTGGTAGTAATGACTCGTCCAGAAACCCGCATTATGCAGTTTGACATCCTGTATCTGAACGTTATTGCATTTCCAGATAAATACCAGCCGAGGACGCGACACCTCCAGATTGGTACAATTCGGATTTTCTTTACGCCGGGCCCAGAAAGCTTCCCAGAAATGCAATCCATTACCATCGATCTTCCCTTTTCCTGAAATAGTAAAGCCATTCACCTGATAGGCATTGACCAGAGCGGCAAAGTAATCCAGACTTTGCCCTTCCATCCGGGACGGTAGCTTAGGGTAATCGGCAATGTTGTCGGAGCCTTTCAGTACTGCCCCGTCGGATAGGTACAAATGAGTTTTGGGCTTGAAGAACAGTGCCCCGCTCATAAATGTCCCTTTCGGTATCATCACGACGCCCCCTCCCCGCTGAGCGGCCGCATCAATGGCCTTCTGAATTGCTACCGTTTGAACCAGTGTACTATCTTGTTTTACCCCATAATCTGTAATAACATACACTTTCCCAAGTTGAGCCAGGGTCACTTTTTTTACCGTTCTGAACCAGTCATTAATGACTGTCCCATCCGGAAAAATCTCTTTTCCTGGCGCCTGGGCAACAGCCTGCCTAACGCCTATAATCGTAAAAGCAAGTGCAATAAGTAATCGTTTCATGGTAAATCCGTTCGGGTCGAAAGTTTTACGGCTAATCAACTGGCAAGTTGCAAAGCTTTACTGACTCATCCATCCTGCTCCTTCAGGTGTCTTATCGTAACATGGCTCAATGAATCTTATAAATGCGCGCTCCATGGAACCCGCCATATTTTCTATTTTTACCAACGCAACAAAATCAGTACATGCCATTGCCTATGACTAACTACCCTAACCTCTCTCCCACCGCTTTTTGGGATGTGGATATGCAGAAGCTGGATTATGAAACCAACGCCCGGTTTATTATTGAGAAGGTAATGAATTACGGACTCTGGGCAGATATCCTTGAAATCCTGCGCTATTACGGTCGTGATCGGATCAAAACTGAAGTCATACAAGCGGCTTATTTAAAGAAGAAAACCTTATCTTTTTGTTGCGCTATTTTTGATCTCAGCCCCCAACAGTTCCGATGCTACACCCGTCAACAGTCGAACCAGCTACCCTGGAATTATTAAAGCGGCTCATGACTCAGCCCTTTCTTGAACAGTTTGCCTTGGCCGGTGGCACAAATTTAGCTTTACGATTCGGCCACCGTCAGTCTATCGACTTCGACTTATTTACAAATCAATCGTTCTCGGAACAAGATATTTTTGGCGATCTATTAGCTACATTCCCAACCTTAATTAAAACAGATGAAGCCCGTAATACGCTCAGTTTGTTTATAGAAGGCGTTAAAGTTGATCTTCTGGCGCATCGTTATCCACTACTTAAGCCTTTCACATTCGATACCGGAATACGGCTATGGTCGGTTGAAGATGTTATTGCCATGAAGTTAGGGGCCGTTAGTGGACGAGGAGCAAAAAAGGATTTTTGGGATATAGCTGAACTGCTTAACCACTTCTCAATGACGGATATGCTTGAGCTTTTTGCTGCTAAATATCCAAATAGCGATCCTGGCTATGTTATTCGTTCATTGACCTATTTTGATGATGCAGAAATGCAAACAGACCCAGTAACCCTAAAAGCCATCACCTGGCCCCAGGTTAAACGGCAAGTCTTGAAAGCTGTCAGAGAGTTGATATAGTTATTGAAAGGTTTTTCATAATCAGCCGATTACCACAAATCCTCAAAAATCCCTAAGCTTATTTACCACTCTCCCCGCCGGATTGCCTATTTTTACCAAAGGAACAAAATCAGGTTCAATCCATAAATCTGATAAATCCGGGTTCAGACCTATGCAATTCTCACATCTCCACTGCCATACCCAATACTCCCTGCTCGATGGGCAGGCCGACATTAAAAAGCTGATTAAGAAGGCAAAAGCTGATAATATGCCTGCTGTGGCGATTACCGACCACGGCAATATGTTTGGGGTATTCGAATTCGTTGCGGAAGCCAGCAAGCAGGGCATTAAGCCTATTGTTGGGTGTGAATTTTATGTGGTAGACGACCATACGCGGAAACAGTTTACCAAAGAGCAGAAGGACATTCGTTACCACCAGTTGCTACTGGCTAAAAACCCGCAGGGCTACAAAAACCTGGCTAAACTTTGCTCGCTGGGTTACATGGAGGGACTCTACGGTAAATACCCGCGCGTAACGAAGGAACTGATCGATAAATACAAGGAAGGGCTCATTGCTACTACGTGTTGCATTGGGGCTATCGTGCCCAAGACTATCCTGAAAAAAGGCGAAGAAGCGGGCGAAGCCGAATTCAAATGGTGGCTCGACCGCTTTGGCGAAGACTACTACGTTGAGCTACAGCGACACGAGATTCCCGACCAGATTAAGGCCAATGAGGTACTAGTGAAGTTGGCCCGGAAGTACAATGTAAAAATCATTGCGTCGAACGATTCGCACTACGTAGACCGCGACGACTGGGTTGCTCACGATATTTTACTTTGCGTAAACACGGGCGAAAAACAGAGTACGCCGTCGATGAAGGAATTCAACGACGATGAAGCGATACCCAAAAATACCCGCTTTGCGTTCTTCTCCGATCAGTTCTATTTCAAGAACACGCAGGAGATGAGCACGTTGTTTCACGACCTGCCCGAAGCCATCGACAACACCAACGAAATTGTCGATAAGGTGGAAGTGCTGAAGCTCAAGCGGGATATTCTGCTGCCCAACTTCCCGATTCCTCAGGAGTTCCAGATCCATACCGACGACGTAGCGAACCAGTGGGAATACCTCAAGCACCTGACCTTTACCGGCGCGAAAGAGCGCTGGGGCGAAATTGACCAGAAAGCGCAAGAACGCCTTGACTTCGAATTGTTTACGATCAAGACAATGGGTTTCGCGGGCTACTTCCTCATCGTGGCCGACTTCATCAAAGCCGGGCGTGATCTGGGCGTGATGGTCGGACCAGGACGGGGTAGTGCGGCCGGAAGTGCCGTAGCCTATTGCATCGGCATTACCAATATCGACCCGATTAAATACGACCTGCTGTTCGAGCGATTCCTGAACCCTGACCGGAAATCTATGCCCGATATCGATACCGACTTTGACGATGAGGGTCGTCAACGGGTAATCGACTACGTAGTGGATAAATACGGCAAGCAGCAGGTGGCCGCTATCGTTACGTACGGTACCATGGCGGCCAAGTCGGCGATCAAAGACGTGAGTCGGGTCATGGATTTGCCTTTATCCGATGCCAACGCGCTGGCAAAACTCGTTCCCGATAAGCCAACGTATAACATGACCCTCCGACGGATTTTCGAAGATCCGATCGATGGGCCGGGTGGTCTGGCGGGTGTGATTCAGCCCGACGAGGTGGAGAATGTAAAGCGCATGCGGGCGCTCGAATCTGGCGATCAGTCGGTAGGGCGAGCCATGAAACTGATCGACACCGAGAAGGTCCAGAACGTACTGCAACAGGCGCGTCGCCTGGAAGGAACGGTTCGGAACACGGGTGTTCACGCGGCTGGTATCATCATCGCGCCTGATGATCTGTCAAACATCGTTCCCGTCTCGACATCGAAAGATACCAACCTGATTATCACCCAATATGAGGGGAAAGTTATTGAGGACGCGGGCGTTATCAAGATGGACTTTCTGGGGCTGCGCAACCTGACGATCATTAAGGAATGCCTGCGACTCATCAAGCAAAATCACGGTGGGCTGTTCGTCAACGGCGTCGAAACCGGCATTGATGATATTCCACTGGATGATCCGAAAGCGTACGAACTGTTCCAGCGGGGCGAAACCAACGCCATTTTCCAGTTCGAATCCGACGGGATGAAGAAGCACATGAAGGACCTGAAGCCCGACCGCTTCGAGGACCTCATTGCCATGAACGCGCTCTATCGGCCTGGTCCCATTCAGTACATTCCGAACTACATCAACCGCAAACATGGCCGGGAGGAAGTCAAATACGACCTCCCCGAAATGGCGGAATATCTGGCGGATACGTACGGCATTACGGTCTATCAGGAGCAATTGATGCTGCTGTCGCAGAAGCTGGGTAATTTTACCAAGGGCGATGCCGACGTACTGCGGAAAGCGATGGGTAAGAAAGACCGCGCAACGCTCGACAAGATGAAGGGCAAGTTCATGGAGGGCTGCGCGGCCAACAAACTGAACCTGAAGACCTGCGAGAAGGTCTGGACCGACTGGGAAGCGTTTGCGTCGTACGCGTTCAACAAATCGCACTCGACTTGCTACGCGTTCGTTGCCTACCAGACGGCATACCTCAAAACCTACTATAAATCCGAGTACATGGCGGCCGTCCTGACAAGCTGCCTGGGCAACATCGAAAAGATTACGTTCTTCCTCGAAGAGTGTAAAAACATCGGTATTCCCGTACTTGGCCCCGACGTCAACGAATCGGAGCGCGTATTTGGCGTGAACCAGAAAGGTGAAATTCGGTTTGGGCTGGGCGGTATCAAAGGGGCGGGTGATGCCGCCGTTGAGGCCATTATAGAAGAGCGCCAGGCGGGTGGTCCTTTCAAAGATATTTTCGACTTCGCGATCCGGGTCAACTTACGTACCGTCAACAAGAAAACCCTTGAATCGCTGGCCTACGCCGGTGCTTTCGATGCCCTGGACGAATACCACCGGGCGCAATATTTCGAGGTACCCCCTACCGAAACCAGCCCTTTCCTGGAAAAAATCATCCGGTATGCCAACAACTACCACGCCGAGAAAGCGGCTGCCCAGCAATCGTTATTTGGGGCATTGACGGGTGGAGAACCGATGTTGCCCCGCCCCAAAGCCCCAACAGTACCTGAATGGAACCAGATTGAAAAGCTGAAATTCGAGAAAGACGTGGTTGGTTTTTATATCACTGGCCACCCGCTCGATGAATTCAAACTCGAACTAGAAGGTTTTTGTAATTGTACGCTGGACAAGATTTTCGAGATTAAGTCGCCCGAAATCAAGGTAGCCGGCATTGTATCGTCGATGCAGACGAAGATCGCCAAAAACGGCAATCCGTTCTGTATTTTCAAGATCGAAGATTACAGTACCTCCGTCGAACTGGCTCTTTTCGGCGACGATTACGTGCGTATGGGGCAATATGTAGATGTGGGCCGTTTTCTGCACATCACCGGAAAAACGCAGAATCGCTGGAACTCCGAAAACCTGGAATTCAAAGCCACCAACATCCGGCTGCTGACCGAGATGCGAGAGAAATTCTGCAAAGAAGTCCGCGTATCGCTAACGCTGGACGCGGTAAACGCCCAGTTGATCAGTCAGATCAATGACCTGGTCAATGCTCACCCAGGCACTTGTTCATTGTCACTGAACGTAGTTGACCCGGTCGAACGGATCGAAGTGAGTCTACAGGCACGGACGCTAAAAGTGTTCCCAGCCAATACATTTATCCGGGCGCTGGAAGCCATGGACGGGGTCACCTGCAAGGTGGCGTAGGATTCGGAACTAATCGGACTGAAAACGGTTTATGTGGGAGAAACAAGTTAAACTAATAAACTATTTTCACTCATGGCAGCAGGATCACTTGCCGTAGAAGCAACCGATGCAAACTTCGACGAACTCATAAATTCTGATAAACCTGTTTTAGTAGACTTCTGGGCTGAATGGTGCGGTCCCTGTCGGATGGTAGGCCCGGTTGTTGAACAACTTGCTGGCGAATACGAAGGAAAAGCCGTTGTCGCCAAAATGGACGTTGACCAGCATTCGCAGGTTCCAGCCAAATTTGGTATCCGCAGCATCCCAACCCTGATGATCTTCAAAAACGGTCAGTTAGTCGATAAAGTAATTGGTGCCGTTCCCAAGAACGTACTGGAGCAAAAGCTACAGGGCGCTCTTGAACCCGCAGCGATATAAATTTCTAAAAGGTGATAAAAAAGAGAAAGGGGTTTGCAACAGCAAACCCCTTTCTCTTTTTTATCACCTTTTAGACCAGCATCCGCATTGGATCTTCGAGGAGTTGCTTCACCGTTTGCAGGAAAGCAGCCCCTGTAGCGCCATCTACCACGCGGTGGTCGCAGGAAAGCGTCACTTTCATCACATTAGTTGGTTTAGCCACATCACCCTCGAACTTCACAGTCTGTTTGATTGTACCTATCGCCAGAATGCAGGAATCAGGGGGGTTGATGATCGCCGTAAATTCGTCGATGCCAAACATACCCAGGTTCGAGATCGAGAACGTGCTACCTTCCCAATCTTTCGGCTGTAGTTTTTTATCCTTCGCCTTACCCGCCAGGTCTTTCACTTCGCCCGAAATGGTCGACAGGGTTTTCTGATCGGCATTGCGAATAACCGGCACCAGCAGCCCTTCATCGACAGCTACCGCTACCCCAATATTGACGTATTTGTATTTACGGATTTTATCGCCCAGCCACGACGAGTTTACGTTCGGATGCTGTTTCAAGGCCAGTGCAGCCGCTTTGATCACGAAATCGTTGAATGATACTTTTACCGGGCTAACAGTATTGACGGTACCACGTAACTCCATCGCCTTGTCCATGTTGATTTCCATGGTCAGGTAGAAGTGAGGGGCCGTGAACAGACTTTCGCTCAGACGGCGGGCAATCGTTTTCCGCATCTGGCTGACCGGAATATCTTCGTAATCCCCAGCCGGTGTCGGTACCGATGGAGCGGCTGGCACTGGGGCAGGTGTCGGCGATGGCTGTGCAGCAGGTTGTGATGCGGCCGGTTTAGCAGCCGGAGCAGCACCAGGCGTAAAGGACTCTACATCGCTTTTCACAATGCGGCCTTCGGGGCCTGTACCATGTACCTGTGCCAGATTGATTCCTTTATCGGCGGCAATGGCTTTTGCCAAAGGCGACGCTTTAATTCGGCCATTCGAGCCAGCCACATCTCCAGCAGCCCCG
This window of the Spirosoma aerolatum genome carries:
- a CDS encoding rhamnogalacturonidase, encoding MKRLLIALAFTIIGVRQAVAQAPGKEIFPDGTVINDWFRTVKKVTLAQLGKVYVITDYGVKQDSTLVQTVAIQKAIDAAAQRGGGVVMIPKGTFMSGALFFKPKTHLYLSDGAVLKGSDNIADYPKLPSRMEGQSLDYFAALVNAYQVNGFTISGKGKIDGNGLHFWEAFWARRKENPNCTNLEVSRPRLVFIWKCNNVQIQDVKLHNAGFWTSHYYQCQNVKVLDVHIFSPYKPVKAPSTDAIDLDVCSNVLIKGCYMSVNDDAIALKGGKGPWADRVPNNGANTNIIIEDCEFGFCHSALTCGSEAIHNRNIIMRNCHVSEASRVLWLKMRPDTPQLYEYITVENIKGQAHSLLYAKPWTQFFDLQGRKDIPLSYSDHITLKNIELTCDTFFDVAVSENDKLTNFTFENFRVESKNAAIDKHIVWGLTLKNVRINDKLLE
- a CDS encoding DUF6922 domain-containing protein, with amino-acid sequence MTNYPNLSPTAFWDVDMQKLDYETNARFIIEKVMNYGLWADILEILRYYGRDRIKTEVIQAAYLKKKTLSFCCAIFDLSPQQFRCYTRQQSNQLPWNY
- a CDS encoding nucleotidyl transferase AbiEii/AbiGii toxin family protein, with the protein product MTQPFLEQFALAGGTNLALRFGHRQSIDFDLFTNQSFSEQDIFGDLLATFPTLIKTDEARNTLSLFIEGVKVDLLAHRYPLLKPFTFDTGIRLWSVEDVIAMKLGAVSGRGAKKDFWDIAELLNHFSMTDMLELFAAKYPNSDPGYVIRSLTYFDDAEMQTDPVTLKAITWPQVKRQVLKAVRELI
- the dnaE gene encoding DNA polymerase III subunit alpha, whose amino-acid sequence is MQFSHLHCHTQYSLLDGQADIKKLIKKAKADNMPAVAITDHGNMFGVFEFVAEASKQGIKPIVGCEFYVVDDHTRKQFTKEQKDIRYHQLLLAKNPQGYKNLAKLCSLGYMEGLYGKYPRVTKELIDKYKEGLIATTCCIGAIVPKTILKKGEEAGEAEFKWWLDRFGEDYYVELQRHEIPDQIKANEVLVKLARKYNVKIIASNDSHYVDRDDWVAHDILLCVNTGEKQSTPSMKEFNDDEAIPKNTRFAFFSDQFYFKNTQEMSTLFHDLPEAIDNTNEIVDKVEVLKLKRDILLPNFPIPQEFQIHTDDVANQWEYLKHLTFTGAKERWGEIDQKAQERLDFELFTIKTMGFAGYFLIVADFIKAGRDLGVMVGPGRGSAAGSAVAYCIGITNIDPIKYDLLFERFLNPDRKSMPDIDTDFDDEGRQRVIDYVVDKYGKQQVAAIVTYGTMAAKSAIKDVSRVMDLPLSDANALAKLVPDKPTYNMTLRRIFEDPIDGPGGLAGVIQPDEVENVKRMRALESGDQSVGRAMKLIDTEKVQNVLQQARRLEGTVRNTGVHAAGIIIAPDDLSNIVPVSTSKDTNLIITQYEGKVIEDAGVIKMDFLGLRNLTIIKECLRLIKQNHGGLFVNGVETGIDDIPLDDPKAYELFQRGETNAIFQFESDGMKKHMKDLKPDRFEDLIAMNALYRPGPIQYIPNYINRKHGREEVKYDLPEMAEYLADTYGITVYQEQLMLLSQKLGNFTKGDADVLRKAMGKKDRATLDKMKGKFMEGCAANKLNLKTCEKVWTDWEAFASYAFNKSHSTCYAFVAYQTAYLKTYYKSEYMAAVLTSCLGNIEKITFFLEECKNIGIPVLGPDVNESERVFGVNQKGEIRFGLGGIKGAGDAAVEAIIEERQAGGPFKDIFDFAIRVNLRTVNKKTLESLAYAGAFDALDEYHRAQYFEVPPTETSPFLEKIIRYANNYHAEKAAAQQSLFGALTGGEPMLPRPKAPTVPEWNQIEKLKFEKDVVGFYITGHPLDEFKLELEGFCNCTLDKIFEIKSPEIKVAGIVSSMQTKIAKNGNPFCIFKIEDYSTSVELALFGDDYVRMGQYVDVGRFLHITGKTQNRWNSENLEFKATNIRLLTEMREKFCKEVRVSLTLDAVNAQLISQINDLVNAHPGTCSLSLNVVDPVERIEVSLQARTLKVFPANTFIRALEAMDGVTCKVA
- the trxA gene encoding thioredoxin yields the protein MAAGSLAVEATDANFDELINSDKPVLVDFWAEWCGPCRMVGPVVEQLAGEYEGKAVVAKMDVDQHSQVPAKFGIRSIPTLMIFKNGQLVDKVIGAVPKNVLEQKLQGALEPAAI
- a CDS encoding pyruvate dehydrogenase complex dihydrolipoamide acetyltransferase, with amino-acid sequence MAELIRMPKMSDTMTEGVIAEWHKKVGDKVKSGDILAEVETDKATMDLESYEEGTLLYIGVEKGASVPVDGVLAVIGAEGEDYKALLNGSSGGSQQAAPAPSPAPAPAPANSASAEATTNLPDQKAVSAAPAEKVNASVIRMPKMSDTMTEGTIVAWHKKEGDTVKSGDVLAEVETDKATMDLEAYEEGTLLYIGVKEGSSVAVDDIIAVVGEKGANFKVLLEGGASTPPAATGEGGSATVQQNPQANLPANADTDLSDAGAAGDVAGSNGRIKASPLAKAIAADKGINLAQVHGTGPEGRIVKSDVESFTPGAAPAAKPAASQPAAQPSPTPAPVPAAPSVPTPAGDYEDIPVSQMRKTIARRLSESLFTAPHFYLTMEINMDKAMELRGTVNTVSPVKVSFNDFVIKAAALALKQHPNVNSSWLGDKIRKYKYVNIGVAVAVDEGLLVPVIRNADQKTLSTISGEVKDLAGKAKDKKLQPKDWEGSTFSISNLGMFGIDEFTAIINPPDSCILAIGTIKQTVKFEGDVAKPTNVMKVTLSCDHRVVDGATGAAFLQTVKQLLEDPMRMLV